The genomic interval CGAAGCGTATCCGCCGGGCGACGCGTCTCCAGGCCGAGCGCGTCGAGCCACGCTCCGCGCGCCAACCCGAGATAGGAACGGCCGTCCGTCGCCATGTCCAACACAGCCACCTGCCCGGCGATCTCGGCCGGATGGACGGTGTACGGGTTGAGCGCCGCCGGACCGAGCCGAGCGCGCGTCAGGCGCCGCGCCAGCATCAGCAGCGGCCCGAGCGCCGGCTGAAACAGCAGATCGTTGTAGACGCTGACCACGTCGAATGCGTAGCCGTCGATCAACCGGGCCAGCGCCTCGTACTGGCTCGGCGTCTTGTTGGTCTGAAGGGCTATCGACAGCTCGAACGGACGCGACATCATCTGCTCCCCTCAGCCTAGCGCTCGCTCAGGCCGTCGCCGAGCAGGTTGATGCCGAAGACCACCAGCAGGATCGCGAGGCCCGGCCAGATCGCGTTCCACCACGCCAACTCGAAGACCGTCTTCCCCTCGTTCAGCATGCCGCCCCAGGTCACCGTCGAGAGCGGCACGCCCACCCCCAGGTAGCTCAATGCCGCCTCGGCCAGGATGTTGGATGAGACGTTGATGGTCGAGACCACCAGGATCGGTGGGAGGATGTTCGGCAGGATGTGGCGGCGGATGATCCGCCCGTGCGTCGCGCCGAGCGCCCGCGCGCCGAGCACGTACTCCTGCGCGCGCACACCCAGCGTCGAGCCGCGCACGATACGGGCGTACTGGACCCAGCTCACGAAGCCGAGCACCAGGACGACGTTGACCAGCCCCTTGCCCGTGGCGGCGAGGATGGCGATGGCAAGCAGGACGCCCGGCAGCGACAACTGGACATCCACGAGGCGCATCACCAGCGACTCGACCCACCCACCGAAGTAGCCGGCCAGCAGGCCGAGCGTCAGCCCGACCAGCCCGCCGACCACCACCGACGCGATCCCGACGAAGAGGCTGGCCTGAGCGCCGGCCATGATCCGGCTGAGCAGGTCACGGCCGTTGAGATCGGTCCCCAGCGGAAAGCCGGCCTGCGCGCCCGGCATCCAGAACGGCGGCAGCAGGCTGCGCGCAAGGTCTTGCTCACCCGGCGGACGCGGCGTCCAGACCAGCGAGACGGCCGCTATCAGCACGGTCAGCAGCACCAGCGCGCCGCCGATCAGCAGTTGCCGGCCGACCTTGCGCCGCCTCCGACGCGTACGAGCGGCCGAGACGACAGCGCCGGCCGCTGACTCAGCCGTGGCGCCGGCCGCTGACTCGGCGACAGCGGCGTTGGACACGCTGACCCCAGGTGCAGTAACCGACTCGCGGCCAGCTTCGAGGCTCACTGTGCCCGCGCCCCCAGCTTGATGCGCGGATCGAGCAGCGTGTAGAGCAGGTCCACAACCAGATTGATGAGGACGATGAACAGGGCCAGGATCAGGACGGCCGCCCGGATGACCGGCAGGTCGCGCGCCTCGATCGACTGGATCATCAGCCAGCCGACGCCTGGCCACGCGAAGACCGTCTCCACCACCACCGACCCTCCGAGCAGCGCCCCGAACTGCAGTCCCATCACCGTGACGACGGGGATGGCGCTGTTGCGGAGGACATGGCCCCAGGCAATCGCCCGCTCCGACAGCCCCTTGCCGCGGGCGGTGGTCACGAACATCTGCCCGAGCGTGTCGGCCACCGAGCGGCGCACCAACCGAATCAGCAGGCCGGTGGCGAACGCGCTGACGGTGATAGTCGGCAACACCAGGTGCTGCCAGGTGCCAGAGCCTGACGCCGGCAGCACGCGCATCCCGCCCGCGAAGATCAGGATCAGGATCACCCCGAGCCAGAACGACGGCATCGAGATGCCGAACAGCGCGACCGACGATGCCAGCACGTCCGGAAAGCGCCCCTTGTAGGTAGCGGCCAGGACGCCGAGCGGCAGGCTCACCAGCATCGAGAGCAGCATGCTGGTGCAGGCCAGCAGCACGGTGTTCGGCAGACGCCCGAGGACGATACTGAGGGCGTCGCTCTTGAACCTGAACGACTCGCCCATATCGCCAGTCGCCGCCTTCTGGAGAAAGAGCAGGTACTGCACCGCCACCGGCTGATCCAGGTTGTACGCCCGGCGGATGTTGTCCACATCCTCCTGACGGGCATTGAGCGGGATCAGCGCGGCGACCGGATCACCCGAAAGAAAGATCAGCACGAAGCTGAGCACGCTCACGGCGAGCAGCACCAGGACGGACTGCCAGAGTCGCTGCACCAGATAGATGGCCATCGCGGCGTATTGTAGGGTGCGCGGCGAGGCGTCGGGCAGGCTGCCGGCTCGGCGGTCAGGCAAGGGTCAGTTCGGCATGTCCTTCTGCAACCAGGCGACGTCCCAGTAGCGACCGAACTTGTACCCGACCTCGGTGTAGAGACCAGCGTCGCGGAAGCCGAACCGCCGGTGCAGCCCAACGGAGGCATCGTTTGGCATGGTGATGCCAGCGTACGCGCGGTGGATCGGCTCCCGCGCCAGGATGTCGAACAGGGCCGTGTACAGGCGGCTGCCGACACCCTGACCGACGGCATCTTGGTGGATGTAGACGCTGCATTCGATGCTCGTCTGGTAGGCCAGCCGCTCGTGGAAGGGGCTGCT from Chloroflexota bacterium carries:
- a CDS encoding ABC transporter permease, whose amino-acid sequence is MSNAAVAESAAGATAESAAGAVVSAARTRRRRRKVGRQLLIGGALVLLTVLIAAVSLVWTPRPPGEQDLARSLLPPFWMPGAQAGFPLGTDLNGRDLLSRIMAGAQASLFVGIASVVVGGLVGLTLGLLAGYFGGWVESLVMRLVDVQLSLPGVLLAIAILAATGKGLVNVVLVLGFVSWVQYARIVRGSTLGVRAQEYVLGARALGATHGRIIRRHILPNILPPILVVSTINVSSNILAEAALSYLGVGVPLSTVTWGGMLNEGKTVFELAWWNAIWPGLAILLVVFGINLLGDGLSER
- a CDS encoding ABC transporter permease, translating into MPDRRAGSLPDASPRTLQYAAMAIYLVQRLWQSVLVLLAVSVLSFVLIFLSGDPVAALIPLNARQEDVDNIRRAYNLDQPVAVQYLLFLQKAATGDMGESFRFKSDALSIVLGRLPNTVLLACTSMLLSMLVSLPLGVLAATYKGRFPDVLASSVALFGISMPSFWLGVILILIFAGGMRVLPASGSGTWQHLVLPTITVSAFATGLLIRLVRRSVADTLGQMFVTTARGKGLSERAIAWGHVLRNSAIPVVTVMGLQFGALLGGSVVVETVFAWPGVGWLMIQSIEARDLPVIRAAVLILALFIVLINLVVDLLYTLLDPRIKLGARAQ
- a CDS encoding N-acetyltransferase; amino-acid sequence: MSSLPLTIRPATDDDVPALTDLYNHYILNSPATFHLEPLTVEQRREWASHYADHGRYRLLVAEREGALLGYATSSPFHERLAYQTSIECSVYIHQDAVGQGVGSRLYTALFDILAREPIHRAYAGITMPNDASVGLHRRFGFRDAGLYTEVGYKFGRYWDVAWLQKDMPN